GTTCTTTGAAAATAACATGGTCGCCTGCCTCAAGAATAGAGGAAACGACAATGCCAATACAGCGAAAGAACAAGACGACCGGGAAGCAGGAATGGTTCGCCAGAATCACTACGCCTACCGGAAAGCGCAAGGAACGGAAATGCAAGACCAAGAAGGAAGCCTTGGATTGGGAAGCTTTGATGCGGCAGAAGTTGAGCGAGTGCTCAGAGATCCCGACCCTTACGATCTCCTTGCACAGTCTAGCAATCCGTCACCTTGAAGCACAGGAAGCTAAAGGAATCAGCAAACGTTGGTTTCAGGATAAAAAGCTGGTGCTTAAGGAGCTACTTAACGCGCCCGGCGTACAGCCATTAAAGCCTGCATCAAACCTGGAACATGAAACGGTCCGGAAATTCCTTGATAGCATTTCAAAAGCGAAAACTGGAGCAAGAGCAAACCGCTACCTACGTCACATTAAAAGAATGTGGGCATGGGGTAAAAAGGCGGGTTTAGTGTTCGGCGACTGCCCTTGGGATGTTGAGCGATACAAGGAAACCAGAAATCCTCGGTATGTTCCGCCAGAAGACGACTTTTGGAAAGTCTACGATATTGCGGATCAGGTGCAGAGCGGTTCCACGCATACCACCGGAGTTTATCAGTACGAACCGCATCGAAAGACTCTTCTGTTAACCTACCTGCATACAGCGGCTCGCAAGTCTGAAATCCTGAAACTCAAGAAAGAAGACCTCGACTTCACTGCGCGTAAGCTCCGGCTCTGGACCTCCAAACGTGAGGGCGGCACTGAGTATGATTGGATACCTATGACCGAGATTCTATGCACAGAGCTACAGGCGCACTTGGAAAGGCAAAAGCAATCCTTTCCGTTCGCTGAACATGTCTTTGTTAACCCGAAGACAGGGAAACCATATTCCAGCGTTAATAAGATGATGGACAGAATGTGTGAAAGAGCAGGGGTAAAGCCGTTCGGCTTCCACTCCATCCGCCATCTGACCGCATCTATATTAGATAGCAAAATGGTTCCCATGGCAGATATTCAGGCCATCCTTCGCCACAAGTCACCAATCGTGACAGCGAACTATGTTCATTCAATTCGCGGCGCGCGGGTAGAGCTGGATAAGGTGTTCGGAACGGGTAAGGTTATTCAGTTAGATGACATAAAAAAAGCCTGTTCGGGTGAACAGGCTTGAAAAATAAGGTGAGTAAAAAGGTGAGTAAGGTTTAACGAAAATTCACCTTTTAACTATAACCTATTGAAATACTTGGCGGGCAATACAAGATTCGAACTTGTGACCTTCAGCTCCGGAGGCTGACACTCTATCCAACTGAGCTAATTGCCCGCGCAGGACGTGTTAGTATCCATCACTGGGCTTCCTTGTCAAGCGAATTCTCTTTTTTATTATCAAAATTTGATATTTTTTGGTGCAATTCCCCCCGGATAGGCGCCTTGAAAGGCGTCTAGGGCTGGCGGTCATTTGTCGCCATGTGCAGGGAGCGCTGCTTCTGGATGTTGGAGGTGGCGATGGTCTATATAAAGCCCTTCTTTGTCTTTTAAGATACTATAATTATTTGTTTTTTGAGGTTGTTCCTGTCGATAGTAACAAAAAAGTTACAAATTATTGACTCGAATGCTCCTATTGAGTAATTTCGAAAATAATTTTTTCGAAATCGATCAAGATTGAGTGTATTTGCAAAAGATATGTTTCGGTTTTGGTCTGTTTTTAGGGGTGTTGTTTTTGTTTGCTTTCATTTGAACCTATCAACTATGAGGGTGCTATGAAGACCAGATTGCTAATTGGGGTTTTGGTTAGCGCTGTGCTTGGGGCTTTGGTTGCGGTTGCTGTTGCCGGGATGGCGGCAGAGTCGCAGGTAAAAAACATAATGCTTGCTGGGCTTGTTTTTGGCGTGGTTTTGTTGAGCGGTGTGATCTTTGTTCAAATTTTTACTGCCGAAGCAGCAAAGGGTGCGGATGGAATAGTTGCATATCTCCAAAGTGTAGCAGAAGGTGATTTTAATTCCAATCGGCCTGAGGTCGGCAGCGGCGAGTTTGCGAAAATTGCTGACCAGTTATGCGTTGCTGTTGATGCCGTAAAAAAACGAATCGGTTTTTCTGAAGGGGTTCTTAATGCCATTGCCGAGGCATATCCTTTTATGACTTGCGATTCTGAAGCAAAGATCAACTTTGTCGGTAGCAAGCTTTTTAAAATATCAGGTAAGAAGGGCAGACCTGAGGATTACTATGGCCTGACAACCGGTGGTTATGTTTACGGTGACAATTCAAGAAAAACACGCACAGACCGAGTTGTAAGCGAGGGGATCAGGATTGAGGGCGAGACTTCTTTTGAAGGTGACGGGGGGCTGCATGAGCTGCAATTTTCAGGGGAACCTTTTTATGATCTGGATAATGCCTTGTGCGGTGCTTTAACCATTTATTTTGACCTTACCGAAGTAAAAAAACAACAACGTGAGATTCATCAAAATGCGGAGCGGGTGTCCAAAGTTGCCGCTGAACTTGTGGATATAACCGGGCAAGTCAATACCGCGGCCGGGGTTATCGCCTCCCAGATTGAAGAGGCGTCACGAGGCGCGCTGTTGCAATCGGAGCGCATTACCGAAACAGCCTCCGCCATGGAAGAAATGAACAGTACCACCCTTGAGGTTGCACGTAATGCGGTGGATGCTGCGGGTAATGCTACAGAAGCTGCCAATAATGCCGGGGAAGGGCAGAATGAGATGCGTGATCTCATTGAATCCATTGAGACTATGAATAGTCATGCCGTTAATCTTGGTACTTTTATGGATGAACTTGGCCAGCAGACAGATTCAGTGGGCAGCGTCATCAACGTGATTCAGGATATTGCCGACCAGACCAACCTGCTGGCCCTGAATGCTGCTATTGAAGCGGCCCGTGCCGGTGATGCAGGACGCGGATTCGCGGTGGTCGCGGATGAGGTTCGCAAGCTGGCTGAGAAAACCATGACTGCCACAGATGAGGTCGGCTCTGCAATTAAAGCGATTCAAAGTGGTGCCCAGCGTTCCATTGAGGGTGTCAGCCTTGCCAGCCGTGCCGTGAAACAGTCCACCGAGATTGCTCATAGTTCAGGGAAGACTCTGGAGCGGATTGTTGATATTGTAAGCGGAACTTCGGATCAGGTGCAGTCTATTGCGGCAGCCGCGGAGCAGCAGTCTGCCACCAGCGAAGAGATCAATCGCGCTGTTGATGATATTAATTCAATTGCTTCCCGTACCGCCGAGGGGATGCATGCCGCAAATAAAGCAAGCTCCGAGCTTGTTCGGATGAGTGAAGAACTTAATGTTCTGATAAAACAACTTTCCTCCTAGTACAGCCATGTACTCCATTGTCCGAGTCAGGCCGCATTGCCAAGCAGTGCGGCCTGCTCATTTTCCGGGCAGCGGCTTGACCTTAAAGATGTGTAGATATATTTCGACTGTAATATTTTCGAGGTGGGAACGTTGTCGATTTATAAATTTATTTTGATTTTCGTCTTTCTGGGATTCGCCGGTGGATGCACTTCATTTGAGGTCGTGAATGAGCCTGTTCCTGATATTTTACAGGCTGAAAAGGTCTGCCTTGTTGAGCATGATGACACTCGTGAGTATTTTAAAACCGCTCTTAAAGAATGGCTCAGGGAACAGGGGATTAAGCCGGATGTTTATCCGCAGGGAGCTTCCACTGATATTTGCGAATGGACACTTGAATACAAGGGTCGTTGGTCATGGCTCGTGGGTTTATATCTGGCGGACGCGAACATTATAGCATATCACGATGGCTATGAGGCCGGACGGGTCAGGCTGGACGTTGGCAAATGGGACGGCCACAAATGGGAAGACGGCAGACAGCGCATATTCAAGCTCATGGACATGCTTTCCGGGAAGGTCGATCATTATGATTTATCCCAAAAGAATAAAAGCGAAGATTTTTTTTAAGGATATCAAAAACTGATTGCTTGCAGCAAACAGTGCGGTTTTGTTAAGTTACTGACTTTGGTTTTGATCTTGATGGTTGATCAACAGGATTTGTTCAGCAATTTTGTATAAGCGTGTGCGGTTAACCCGTATACGCTTTTAAATTGACGGTTGAAATGTGAGAGGTCATAAAAGCCGCATTCAAGCATGACAGCATATAGTTCTTTGCCATCATCGAGATATTTCTTGGCCTGCTCAATCCTGCGGCCGAGGAAGAACTGATACGGCGAGAGTCCTTTTATGGCCTTGAACTGGCGGATGAAGTGAAATTTGGACATAGCAATTTCAGCGCATATTTCATCCAGCTTCAGGGGCACTTCAAAATTATCATGCATCATTTCAATTGCCCTGTTCACGGCTCTGTGGTTTTTAGGTGTACGCAGCTTATCATCTGTTTCAGCGCTGCTGTTTATGATGTTCATGATCAGTTCACTGATCAGCAGTTCGCCGTTTCCGGCTTCAATGGACCGGATCAGCCGGACAATATTTTCTGCCAGTTTGCGGTCATAAGTAATTGGTGCCGGGAATTTAAGTACGTCATTTTTCCCAGAAATTTCTTCAACCAACTGCCGTGGAATGTAGCTCATAACGTACTCAAGTCCGGCTTTGCCGCCAGAGCATCCGTCATGTAACTGCTCCGGTTGGAAAAGCATGACCCCTCCGGGAGCGGAGTTGAGCATTTCTCCTTCCAGCCAGTATTTCTGGATTCCGCCCAGTGTGACCCCTATCGCATATTCTTCGTGGGAATGTTTACGGTATTCGAATTTATCGAATTTCGCAGATAGAACGGTCAGGTCGTCATGTTTTGTGTAATTGAATTCTCGCATGATTCTTGTAGTCAGATAAGGTTTTCAATTCCGGAAACAGACCATGCGCAGTAGACCATGGCCAGAGCAAGGATTATATTGGCCTGTTTCTGATACGGGCGCAGGTAGCGTCTGAAGAGCGTTCCCAGCACCACCCACGATGAACTGGCGCATAGCCCTATCAGGGTAAGAATAGCCACGTACATGGCAATGTCCAGCGGATCGGTGAAAACCGGGACTATGAAACTGCCTATTACGGTCAGGGTGAAGAGGATAGCCTTTGGGTTGCAGAATTGCATGGTGAATCCGGTAATGAAACCTCCACTGCTGTCCGCGTCTCCACCATCATCCATATGTAGGATTTTTAAGGCCAGATAGAGAATATATGCGGTTCCAATGATTTGCATCACGTTCTGAATTTTAGGCATCATTTCAAATAAGTAGCTATTCAGGGTTGCTGACAGAATAAGCAATATACCAAAAGCGAGCGTCGCTCCGGCTACAAATTCAAAAGCTTTTTTATGTCCTCGGTTTTGGGCGGTGGAAAATATGACTATATTCGAAGGGCCCGGGGTAAAGGTAACGATTATGCTGTAAGCCAGAAATGCTGTTAAGTTCATTGAGTGCTCCTCTCTTATTTTCTGCCCGGAGAATGTCATGGAGCACCTTTTTAAAATAGTACAATATTGCTCAGCATTCGGAAGTTAGGATTCAGCGCAAGCATCCTCCATCGCTGCACCGCCTTAATTCTTCAAGGTCCTTTATTCTTACTTCATTTCCTGTGACTTCAATCAAGCCGCCTGAACTCATTTTTTTCATGGCACGGGAAAGGGCTTCAGGGGTTATGCCGATGATTTTAGAAAGTTCACGGTAGGATATATCCATTTCCACTAGTCCTTCCTTCTCGCGGCTCAAAAAATAGGCTGCAAGCCGGGAAGGAACCTGCTTCAGCGCGAGGGAATCTATCATTTCCATAGCGTCTTTCAGTCTTCTGGACATGACCCGCATCATGCTCATCAGGATAGTAGGGTCGGCGTGAACAAGGTCTTCATATTCCTTAGGTTTTATATACAGCACGCGGCTGTCTTCCAGCGCGCTCATGTTGGCGGGTAGTACTCCGTCAGAGAAAACAGAGCAGAGGCAGAAAGGCTCGCCTGGACCAAACACAAAGATGGTTTGTTCTTTGCCGTCATCGGATATCTTGAACAGTTTAACTTTTCCGGTGAGCAGCACGTGCAGTCCCTTTGATGAATTTTCTTCGCTGAAGAATACTGCTTTTTTAGAAATTTCACTGACCGTGGCATGTCTGGCTATTGTTTGCAGCTGTTCCTTTTTTAAATTTGAAAAGAGAGGAATCTCGCTTATTTCCTGTTCAAGTCTGTGTGTTGTCATAATTTGATTGGTAAAAATGGTAATGTTGATCGGGATCAATGTCCGTCATCCGTAATTGAACTAGGTTATTAACCTATGAACATGGGGCAGGCAATAATTGAATTAAAAGCATTGGAGTTCAACATGTGGATAGCATTACAGAAAATTACTAAGAATTTGATCATCGCCATTCCGGTTATGATGGTCTCAGGTTTTGTTTACGGTTTGTTTTTTGACCCCGTATGGCTCAAGTCCATGATTATGCCATTCACCTTTTTGATGGTCTATCCAATGATGGTTACTTTGAAAGTCAAGAAGGTTTTTGAAGGTGGTGACGGCAAAGCTCAGTTTTTAACTCAGCTGATAAACTTCGGGATTGTACCTTTTGTAGCATACGGGTTCGGGGCGTTTTTTTTCAGTGACAGGCCGTACATGGCCCTGGGGCTGCTGCTTGCCGGACTGGTGCCCACCAGCGGCATGACCATCTCTTGGACAGGTTTTGCCAAAGGAAATATGTCTGCGGCTGTAAAGATGACCGTTGTAGGTCTTATTGCCGGTTCACTGCTCACCCCGTTTTTCGTGAAGATGCTTATGGGAACATCTATTGATATTAATCTCTGGTCCGTATTCAAGCAGATCTTCTTCATTGTCTTCCTGCCCATGACTTTAGGATTCGCAACTCAGCGTGTTCTGGTAGGCAGATACGGGCAGGCTGATTTTCAGAAATATATCGGTCCCAAGTTCCCGCCCCTTTCTACTCTTGGTGTGTTGGGGATCGTATTTGTCGCTCTTGCACTGAAAGCAAAGACCATAGCTTCTGCTCCAGAGGTCTTGTTGGGTATTCTGGTTCCGCTTTTTTTGCTGTATCTTTTCAATTATACTCTGAGCACAATAATCGGCAAAAGTTTTTTACCCCGCGGCGATGCCATTGCCCTTGTGTACGGTTCAGTCATGCGTAACCTTTCTATTGCCCTTGCTATAGCAATAAACGCTTTCGGGCCGCAAGGTTCAGACGCGGCTCTGGTTATAGCCGTCGCTTATGTCATTCAAGTGCAGTCAGCTGCGTGGTATGTCCGGTTTACCGAGAAGGTATTTGGTGAAAAGACCCCATCGCTTGCATGCGATGGGTTATAGGTGCTTTGGACAGCGTTGCATTATTAGTGGTTTAACTAAACCCCGTCAGGTTCAGGCGGGGTTTTTTTTGAGATTAATTTGCGGAAAACACTTGACATTGAAATTCATTATCATTAAATTTTAATCAACAAATGAAGGAAACAAATACAATTAAAATATTCTAGGAGTGTAATATGTGCAATCTGGGTAAAGCGTGGCAGTTGAATCGCGAGGGGATGCAGGCTTGCAATAAAGGTGATTTCGAAAAAGCTGAAAATAATCTGAAGACTGCGATTCAGATGTCCCAATGTAAATCAAAGAAAATCCACAGGGCAACCCTGCATAATAACCTGGCTGTTGTACTGCAAATGTCCGGCAAAGTCGAAGAAGCTGTTAAGGCATATGATCTGGCAATTGGGTTTCTTAACCCCGGACATAAAGGGCAGGCGGCATTGATTGAACGAATTGAATCCAAAAAAGAAGAATTGAAACAAAAGCTGGCAGCATAATTTTTTTTAATACGCTTCTCCTCCTTGCTTACGGCGGGGCCTCTGCTTGAGGTCCCGCCTATTTTTATTAATGAAGGGACTTTTTCATTATTTGATGAAACAAAAAGGGAAATTATTCATTATTTATGATTGAACTCCGTTTAGGGGGTTGACTTTGTGGGGAAACTGCCTAAATAATCCCAGTTCTTTTGTTGGAATAATGTGAAAGCATTCACTTAGACCTACTCAAGCCAAAGTACACAACTGCTGGAGCGGTTTTGCTGCCGGCAGATATATTTTCCAGGAGGATGCCAAGATGGATTTTAATATTGAAGAAGTTTCAGCGGTAGAAAGAGAGATCAAAGTTACCGTACCCGCAGAAGAAGTCGGTGCTGCGCTGGACGCAACCGTTGCTCTGTATAAGGTTCAGACCCCGGTTAAAGGTTTCAGAAAGGGTAAAGTTCCCGCTTCTGTTATCCAGTCCAAATACAAAAAACAGATCATCAGCGAAGCTACCACTGACCTGATCAACTACCAGATCAACGAAATCCTTAACGGCCAGTCCTTCGTACCTGTTTCCAAGATCGACGTTGACGCAAAGGAACTGGTTCGCGGTGAAGATTTTAGCTACGGGATCAAGTTTGAAATCATTCCTGAATTTGATACTCCCGGCTACCTCGGTCTTACTGTTGAAGAAGAACGCGCAGAAGTTTCCGAAGAAGAACTCAAAGATGTTGAAACCAGACTGCTCCAGTCCATGGCCAAGATTGCTCCTATTGAAGAAGACCGCCCCGCTAAGGATGGCGAACTTGCTTCCGTAACTTTCTCTGCTGAAATGGACGGCGAACCTCTTGAAGGCATCGCAGCAGACAACTTCGACCTGCCCATCGGCGAAGGTCACTCCCTCGAAGAGTTCGAAAATTTCGTTAAGACCCTGAAAGCTGGTGAATCCGGTGAAACCGACATCACTTTCCCCGAAGATTTCATCAACTCCGACCTCGCAGGCAAGACAGCAACCATGAAGGTTACTGTTCATGCTGTTAAAGAACGCAAGATGCCTGAACTGACCGACGACGTTGTTAAACAGGTCGGTGGTTTTGAGTCTGTTG
Above is a genomic segment from Maridesulfovibrio sp. containing:
- a CDS encoding tyrosine-type recombinase/integrase; this encodes MPIQRKNKTTGKQEWFARITTPTGKRKERKCKTKKEALDWEALMRQKLSECSEIPTLTISLHSLAIRHLEAQEAKGISKRWFQDKKLVLKELLNAPGVQPLKPASNLEHETVRKFLDSISKAKTGARANRYLRHIKRMWAWGKKAGLVFGDCPWDVERYKETRNPRYVPPEDDFWKVYDIADQVQSGSTHTTGVYQYEPHRKTLLLTYLHTAARKSEILKLKKEDLDFTARKLRLWTSKREGGTEYDWIPMTEILCTELQAHLERQKQSFPFAEHVFVNPKTGKPYSSVNKMMDRMCERAGVKPFGFHSIRHLTASILDSKMVPMADIQAILRHKSPIVTANYVHSIRGARVELDKVFGTGKVIQLDDIKKACSGEQA
- a CDS encoding methyl-accepting chemotaxis protein, which gives rise to MKTRLLIGVLVSAVLGALVAVAVAGMAAESQVKNIMLAGLVFGVVLLSGVIFVQIFTAEAAKGADGIVAYLQSVAEGDFNSNRPEVGSGEFAKIADQLCVAVDAVKKRIGFSEGVLNAIAEAYPFMTCDSEAKINFVGSKLFKISGKKGRPEDYYGLTTGGYVYGDNSRKTRTDRVVSEGIRIEGETSFEGDGGLHELQFSGEPFYDLDNALCGALTIYFDLTEVKKQQREIHQNAERVSKVAAELVDITGQVNTAAGVIASQIEEASRGALLQSERITETASAMEEMNSTTLEVARNAVDAAGNATEAANNAGEGQNEMRDLIESIETMNSHAVNLGTFMDELGQQTDSVGSVINVIQDIADQTNLLALNAAIEAARAGDAGRGFAVVADEVRKLAEKTMTATDEVGSAIKAIQSGAQRSIEGVSLASRAVKQSTEIAHSSGKTLERIVDIVSGTSDQVQSIAAAAEQQSATSEEINRAVDDINSIASRTAEGMHAANKASSELVRMSEELNVLIKQLSS
- a CDS encoding Sbal_3080 family lipoprotein, producing MSIYKFILIFVFLGFAGGCTSFEVVNEPVPDILQAEKVCLVEHDDTREYFKTALKEWLREQGIKPDVYPQGASTDICEWTLEYKGRWSWLVGLYLADANIIAYHDGYEAGRVRLDVGKWDGHKWEDGRQRIFKLMDMLSGKVDHYDLSQKNKSEDFF
- a CDS encoding AraC family transcriptional regulator, encoding MREFNYTKHDDLTVLSAKFDKFEYRKHSHEEYAIGVTLGGIQKYWLEGEMLNSAPGGVMLFQPEQLHDGCSGGKAGLEYVMSYIPRQLVEEISGKNDVLKFPAPITYDRKLAENIVRLIRSIEAGNGELLISELIMNIINSSAETDDKLRTPKNHRAVNRAIEMMHDNFEVPLKLDEICAEIAMSKFHFIRQFKAIKGLSPYQFFLGRRIEQAKKYLDDGKELYAVMLECGFYDLSHFNRQFKSVYGLTAHAYTKLLNKSC
- a CDS encoding LysE family transporter — its product is MNLTAFLAYSIIVTFTPGPSNIVIFSTAQNRGHKKAFEFVAGATLAFGILLILSATLNSYLFEMMPKIQNVMQIIGTAYILYLALKILHMDDGGDADSSGGFITGFTMQFCNPKAILFTLTVIGSFIVPVFTDPLDIAMYVAILTLIGLCASSSWVVLGTLFRRYLRPYQKQANIILALAMVYCAWSVSGIENLI
- a CDS encoding Crp/Fnr family transcriptional regulator — protein: MTTHRLEQEISEIPLFSNLKKEQLQTIARHATVSEISKKAVFFSEENSSKGLHVLLTGKVKLFKISDDGKEQTIFVFGPGEPFCLCSVFSDGVLPANMSALEDSRVLYIKPKEYEDLVHADPTILMSMMRVMSRRLKDAMEMIDSLALKQVPSRLAAYFLSREKEGLVEMDISYRELSKIIGITPEALSRAMKKMSSGGLIEVTGNEVRIKDLEELRRCSDGGCLR
- a CDS encoding bile acid:sodium symporter, which gives rise to MWIALQKITKNLIIAIPVMMVSGFVYGLFFDPVWLKSMIMPFTFLMVYPMMVTLKVKKVFEGGDGKAQFLTQLINFGIVPFVAYGFGAFFFSDRPYMALGLLLAGLVPTSGMTISWTGFAKGNMSAAVKMTVVGLIAGSLLTPFFVKMLMGTSIDINLWSVFKQIFFIVFLPMTLGFATQRVLVGRYGQADFQKYIGPKFPPLSTLGVLGIVFVALALKAKTIASAPEVLLGILVPLFLLYLFNYTLSTIIGKSFLPRGDAIALVYGSVMRNLSIALAIAINAFGPQGSDAALVIAVAYVIQVQSAAWYVRFTEKVFGEKTPSLACDGL
- a CDS encoding tetratricopeptide repeat protein, encoding MCNLGKAWQLNREGMQACNKGDFEKAENNLKTAIQMSQCKSKKIHRATLHNNLAVVLQMSGKVEEAVKAYDLAIGFLNPGHKGQAALIERIESKKEELKQKLAA
- the tig gene encoding trigger factor, producing the protein MDFNIEEVSAVEREIKVTVPAEEVGAALDATVALYKVQTPVKGFRKGKVPASVIQSKYKKQIISEATTDLINYQINEILNGQSFVPVSKIDVDAKELVRGEDFSYGIKFEIIPEFDTPGYLGLTVEEERAEVSEEELKDVETRLLQSMAKIAPIEEDRPAKDGELASVTFSAEMDGEPLEGIAADNFDLPIGEGHSLEEFENFVKTLKAGESGETDITFPEDFINSDLAGKTATMKVTVHAVKERKMPELTDDVVKQVGGFESVEKMREVVKQSYTANRKQLNKSAAQTKLISGIVKELDFMLPPSLMEDRLQRMVADVIGRAERSGKSFESLGKSLEELREEQRPIAEESVRTEIFLLTVAKREELEVQPQEVEGALYQIAQQTQQDLSSVKSYYEENNLLIPLKDRLLADKAAEFIYENADVVEIDPVKKDEE